The following coding sequences are from one Patescibacteria group bacterium window:
- a CDS encoding C39 family peptidase: protein MKTRFFLVLALLAIAAAFFAQGCSNTEQPVQPAPVPSLDELSAVLEVQPYPYGEISADSVHALGQVAYQAVLSSKGQSSSQALASPNACISLNVPYYSQRDGAWRWDKLGFSTSSTIDRYGCHLSCISMLYAWWGTWNMSPKNLNIWAKDNGAFSNDLIIPSKAIQYNACRQVRNIAASEIFSYLANRKPVIAQTSQYGGHFVLIYGFDGTRFWVKDPYQTSAASQNQVLSGTIWSLRVYGA from the coding sequence ATGAAGACGAGATTTTTCCTCGTCCTGGCCCTCCTGGCCATTGCCGCTGCATTTTTCGCCCAAGGGTGCAGCAATACGGAGCAACCGGTCCAGCCGGCGCCTGTTCCAAGTTTGGATGAACTTTCTGCGGTGCTTGAGGTTCAACCATATCCATATGGTGAAATCTCAGCTGATTCCGTTCATGCTCTTGGACAAGTTGCTTATCAAGCAGTACTGAGCAGTAAGGGTCAGTCTTCCTCGCAAGCTCTTGCTTCGCCAAACGCCTGCATTTCTCTGAATGTCCCTTATTACAGCCAGCGTGATGGCGCATGGCGTTGGGACAAACTAGGATTTTCGACGAGCTCGACGATTGACCGTTACGGTTGCCATCTTTCCTGCATTTCTATGCTCTACGCGTGGTGGGGAACATGGAACATGAGCCCAAAGAACCTGAACATATGGGCGAAGGATAATGGCGCATTTAGCAATGATCTCATTATTCCTAGCAAGGCGATTCAATATAACGCATGCCGTCAGGTACGGAATATCGCTGCATCCGAGATCTTCTCCTACCTGGCTAACCGAAAGCCTGTTATCGCTCAGACGAGTCAGTACGGTGGGCACTTTGTGCTCATCTACGGTTTTGATGGAACTCGGTTTTGGGTGAAAGACCCATACCAAACCAGTGCCGCGAGTCAGAATCAAGTACTCTCGGGTACTATCTGGTCACTTCGGGTTTACGGAGCGTAA